The following proteins are encoded in a genomic region of Nicotiana sylvestris chromosome 4, ASM39365v2, whole genome shotgun sequence:
- the LOC104240461 gene encoding uncharacterized protein: protein MALALRYVYKKGQVNEPFIGLVRVHDTSAKLLKEAILSLLMKHSLSPSKIRGQGYDGASNMQEKMNGLKALILQETPSAHCIHCFAHQLQLTLVAVAKKHKEVETSFSIVANVLNVIGASFKQTGEVQSGKGLNQERGLQRPSDTRWGSHCKTLDNFVVLFASTVHVLGVIEYEGQEANDRLQAEAFLSKINSFEFVFLLHLMLKVLLMSNELSKALQNKEQDIVNAMIFLNLTKERLQQMRDEGWKPLMDEVYLFCTKHDILVPNMKEFYIPGKSKRKPSSVTYSHHLRVEHFYTVIDLQVKELNRRFDVVSGNLLLGMASLNPANSFANFDKERIMTLAKYYPDEFGELKLRDLSHQLDTFILHMQHGDPRLSDLKGISDLAKALVEANLVETYSLVKLTLILLIATATVERAFSSMKSIRESDEIEVCVHGSIREYDEIKALWKEEEVDNKLNFQFERFGPHSKHFLTLCSEGDMEIDLYEPMQESKEEHSQQNLIEDQILYSLVNPYKITTGIRAVSPFRLTPRKDPHGGSTKF, encoded by the exons ATGGCCCTTGCTTTGCGGTATGTTTACAAAAAAGGTCAAGTGAACGAGCCATTTATTGGTCTTGTTCGTGTTCATGATACCTCCGCAAAGTTGTTGAAGGAAGCAATACTTTCTTTGCTTATGAAACACTCACTAAGTCCATCCAAAATACGTGGACAAGGCTATGATGGAGCTAGTAATATGCAAGAAAAAATGAATGGTCTTAAAGCTTTAATTTTGCAAGAAACTCCTTCGGCACATTGCATTCATTGTTTCGCTCATCAATTACAGTTGACGCTTGTAGCGGTTGCTAAAAAACATAAGGAGGTGGAGACTTCCTTTTCTATAGTTGCTAATGTGTTGAATGTGATTGGAGCATCCTTTAAAC AGACTGGTGAAGTTCAAAGTGGGAAAGGATTAAATCAAGAGCGAGGGCTTCAAAGGCCAAGTGACACTCGTTGGGGATCACATTGTAAAACATTAGATAACTTTGTTGTTTTATTTGCATCTACTGTTCATGTGCTTGGGGTGATTGAATATGAAGGTCAAGAGGCTAATGATAGATTGCAAGCAGAAGCTTTTTTGAGTAAAATCAATTCATTTGAATTTGTGTTCTTGCTTCACTTGATGTTGAAGGTATTGTTGATGTCGAACGAGCTGAGTAAAGCTTTACAGAACAAAGAGCAAGATATTGTCAATGCCATGATATTTCTTAACCTTACAAAGGAAAGGTTGCAACAAATGAGAGATGAAGGATGGAAACCATTAATGGATGAAGTATATTTGTTTTGTACTAAACATGACATTTTGGTGCCTAATATGAAAGAATTCTATATTCCTGGAAAGTCGAAGCGTAAGCCTTCTAGTGTTACTTATTCACATCACTTACGTGTTGAGCATTTTTATACAGTGATCGATTTGCAAGTTAAGGAGCTTAAccgtcgttttgatgttgttagtGGTAACTTGCTTCTTGGTATGGCTAGCTTGAATCCGGCTAACTCGTTTGCTAATTTTGACAAAGAAAGAATAATGACCTTGGCCAAGTATTATCCAGATGAGTTTGGCGAATTGAAGCTTCGAGATCTTAGTCACCAACTTGACACTTTCATATTGCACATGCAACATGGTGACCCTAGATTATCAGATTTGAAAGGAATTAGTGACTTGGCAAAAGCGTTGGTTGAGGCAAATCTTGTGGAGACATATTCACTTGTGAAGTTGACTCTAATTTTACTTATCGCGACTGCAACGGTAGAAAGAGCATTCTCATCCATGAA ATCAATTAGGGAGTCTGATGAAATCGAAGTTTGTGTTCACGGGTCAATTAGGGAGTATGATGAAATCAAAGC TTTGTGGAAAGAAGAGGAGGTCGATAACAAGTTGAATTTTCAGTTTGAGCGCTTTGGTcctcactccaagcattttttGACATTATGTTCTGAAGGAGATATGGAAATCGATCTGTATGAGCCGATGCAAGAGTCAAAGGAAGAG cattctcagcagaatcttATAGAGGACCAGATACTCTACAGTTTGGTGAACCCATACAAAataacaactggtatcagagcagtttctcctttcaggctaacacctaggaaggatcctcatggcggctccaccaaattttga
- the LOC138889809 gene encoding uncharacterized protein, which yields MDVFLTKFNFSQPSSSLRNNSSHLIDEFDEKLLNPDPGERVPIDKYSLRIRDDVRRHYIQNGSCQPVDHKFPKTLFGNKMRQFSSGWFKGSYSRWLEYSVKKDAAFCLCCYLFKNDYVYGSTSDSFTKTGFKAWNKASERLDLHVGKVNSFHHKCFNKMLDLSNQSQSIQVAFDKQSEKQRNEHRIRLNASIDVVRFLLYFGLSFRGHDESDFSKNKGLFLGLLEWLAKRLPEVDRVILKHAPKNDMMTSPKIQKDIVSACAQETMKAIINNLDGDYSGILVNESKDFSHHE from the coding sequence aTGGACGTATTTTTGACGAAGTTTAATTTTTCTCAACCAAGTTCTAGTCTTAGAAACAATTCCTCTCATCTTATAGATGAGTTTGATGAGAAATTACTCAATCCCGACCCTGGAGAGAGAGTACCCATTGATAAATATAGTCTTAGAATACGGGATGACGTAAGAAGACACTACATTCAAAATGGATCTTGCCAACCGGTTGATCATAAATTTCCTAAAACTTTATTCGGGAATAAAATGCGTCAATTTAGTTCGGGTTGGTTTAAAGGTTCCTATTCTAGATGGTTGGAGTATAGTGTGAAGAAAGATGCCGCATTTTGTTTATGTTGTTATTTATTCAAAAATGATTATGTTTATGGAAGCACGAGTGACTCTTTCACAAAAACGGGCTTTAAGGCTTGGAATAAAGCTTCGGAAAGACTTGATTTACATGTTGGTAAAGTAAATAGCTTCCACCACAAGTGTTTCAACAAGATGCTAGACTTATCAAATCAATCCCAATCAATTCAAGTTGCTTTTGATAAGCAATCTGAGAAACAAAGAAATGAGCACCGAATTCGTTTAAATGCATCAATCGATGTTGTAAGGTTTCTCTTGTATTTTGGATTGTCTTTTCGAGGTCATGATGAAAGTGATTTTTCAAAAAACAAAGGCCTTTTTCTAGGGCTTTTGGAATGGCTTGCAAAGAGGCTCCCTGAAGTAGATAGAGTCATATTGAAACATGCTCCAAAAAATGATATGATGACTTCGCCAAAAATTCAAAAGGACATTGTGAGTGCTTGTGCACAAGAAACTATGAAAGCTATAATCAATAATTTGGATGGGGATTATTCCGGGATATTAGTTAATGAGTCCAAGGATTTTTCACACCATGAATAA